The window ggacgacaCACTAATGCAAGAGCGCTACATATCTCGTTTTGCAGAAACAGGACTTCTCGACTCAATATATTCTCTATTACGGTTTCTTGTATCTATTTGTTATGGACTCAATTCCCACATCGGTTGCGAGAACAACTGGTGTGGGGTATATAGACTAAATGGACTCTCTTTCCTAACAGGCTAGTCTTTTGGGCTGAGTTCTCCTGTTTATCtattggtgctttcattgagAGCTCAAACGGCTTGGAGTGGTGGCCGGGCAATGAACCCGCCGTGACCAACGAGTACGTTTGGGGCCGACTCGGAGTGGTGGTCGGGCAGAGAATCTGCCATGACCAACATGGTCGTGACCAATGAGAACTCGGAGTGGTGGCCTAGCAAAGAATCAATTGTGGCCAACGTGGCCGTGACCAACGAGGACGTTGGCCCTTAAAGGAGGGTCAAATGTTACAGACTCAATTCTCACATCTGTTGTGAAAACAACTGGTGTGGAGTATATATGCTAAATGAGCTCTCTCTCCTAACAGGCTAGTCTTTTGAGATGAGTTCTCGTGTTTGGTCTGTTGGGATGTGTATCAGTATCTTAATTGAAGTACCATGtaaatacaaattacaatgaaaacaGTACAACACACCAAACTATAAATAGAGTCGAGAAAAATCCTCTTTTAGCAAGATAAATTCCACTCGATTAGTTCTCTCAAATTGATGTATTGTCCCAAAATAAATTGACTAGCTCCTAGCCAGTAGAAGCACTTCAAACCCACTAAACACTAAAATTTTTGATAGAGTTATGAGAACTTTGAGCAAacaaatttctaaattaatgCACAAATTTTATGCATGTATAACAGAAAGAACTTGGGAGAAAACTTGCATCTGGTGGTGTGTTTCCATTGTTTTAAACACTAGACTATTAATAGTTTTAGAGGTCGTTGGACTTACAAGATTAtatcttataattaaatatgtactcTTTTCGTTCCTGAAGAATATGAACATTTGGTTCGACGTTTTAATGTATGATTGGCAAAATAAGAGAGcgatagaaaaataatagtgtaatgatattaattagttgtaaataaaatgatacgtAAAGGTAATGTGTTGTTTAAATATTTCAgaattagaaatttcatattttttaagaacaaaataataagaaaataattcttaCTTAATTTTCAGGAAcgaatgatattatatttgatttatgagattaaatctcacaaattaattctaaataaataatcatgtGAATATTAGTCATATTTAAtctctctaattaaaataatcttataattaaattttaaataaattatcatatgCTAATTAGCTATGACAATTAGACGACACCTCTTAAAAGATGACTTCAAGGGCTTCGCAGCCCAGACATCCCATGAATAGGTGATTGATTTCTGAAGATATATGTAACGCCGATGGCCTCTTGAAAAAGATAACCCAAAAGCCTACTTCAGTTATCGTTTAATACATGATTATTTCTAGTTTCAACAATCCCCTTTTGATTTGAACCCTACTATCTAATCATGAATATAAAGAAACATCACGGTCCTTTTAATTGCCACATTTATTAacttagaattatttttaatcgaTTAACAAAGCCATGAACATAAAATAGTTACTCACGGTCCTTAAAtcccatttttcatttgacattaactaaattaaatttatgctACCCTATATAATTAACGTTGAGCATCAGCAGATCAACTATTTATCCCCCTCTCCTAAAAATAGCTAAAATAACAGCATTAATCGTTTTTTGGCAtgaaaaaagatttaaaagTGAGCATAATTTTTCACGGcatggataaaaataaaatctaattaaacCATACAAATAGTTAAAGATGAACTCTTCCAAATCCCAGAAATCATCTAATTAAAAGATAGCAAAACTCATCAAAGCCTCAAAGACAAATCAAGATGGCCGAGTTCCTCTTGATGATGATCAACCCCTTCATTAATCCAACCGATATTTCCATAACTACTCAACTCTCTCGCACGCATCGGCACGTAGCCCGAGCCAGCCCGTCGGGTTGAGCCCGAATCCGGCATGCTGAGCTCCCTGCTCTTCTTCGCGAGCGTCCTCTCCAGTTTGTGAGCATTTTGGTGGCCGCCGAGCGCC is drawn from Salvia hispanica cultivar TCC Black 2014 chromosome 6, UniMelb_Shisp_WGS_1.0, whole genome shotgun sequence and contains these coding sequences:
- the LOC125194657 gene encoding zinc finger protein 2-like, which produces MNYDGNTSLNLSLSSRRSGLMNLPLDPASPPLSPADQRVFSCNYCRRKFYSSQALGGHQNAHKLERTLAKKSRELSMPDSGSTRRAGSGYVPMRARELSSYGNIGWINEGVDHHQEELGHLDLSLRL